From Segatella copri, the proteins below share one genomic window:
- a CDS encoding IS4 family transposase → MFQDKYVFAQLTAFLNRTQFNNYVRKYDGNRYVKHFTCWNQLLAMMFGQLSNRESLRDLIVALEAHRAKQYHLGLGRNTIVKATLAYANQTRDYRIFEDFAFYMMKEACKKRETNILNIPGKKYAFDSTTIPLCLATFPWAKFRSKKGGVKAHVLYDVEAQVPAFYTVTTASKHDSTAMSSITYEPNSYYIFDRAYDTFKELYKIHLTGSYYVVRAKTNLKYKMVKWKRRMPKNVLTDAEVKLTGYLSEKKYPESFRFIRYYDEEDDREFTFLTNAKHLSALDVANLYKKRWLVELFFKWLKQHLKIKRFWGTTKNAVRIQISVAIITYCLVAIVHHDMQLKRSTYEVLQILSISLTDKTHLRDLFDKTIFNDVKELDYPLFKGLFD, encoded by the coding sequence ATGTTTCAAGACAAATATGTTTTCGCTCAACTTACTGCATTTCTGAATAGAACTCAGTTCAACAACTACGTACGCAAGTATGATGGCAACCGATACGTGAAACACTTCACTTGCTGGAACCAGCTTCTTGCAATGATGTTTGGGCAACTGAGCAATCGTGAGAGTTTACGTGACTTGATAGTTGCATTGGAAGCTCATCGAGCTAAGCAATATCATCTGGGACTTGGACGTAATACTATCGTAAAAGCAACTCTTGCTTATGCCAATCAGACTCGTGATTACAGGATTTTCGAAGACTTTGCATTCTATATGATGAAGGAAGCTTGCAAAAAGCGAGAAACCAACATTTTGAATATACCAGGAAAGAAGTATGCTTTTGATTCGACAACTATTCCGTTGTGTCTTGCAACTTTTCCATGGGCAAAGTTCAGAAGTAAGAAAGGAGGAGTTAAAGCACATGTCTTATATGACGTAGAAGCACAAGTTCCAGCTTTCTATACTGTGACCACAGCATCAAAGCATGATTCTACAGCAATGTCTTCAATTACGTATGAACCAAACAGTTACTACATTTTCGATAGGGCTTATGATACTTTCAAGGAACTTTATAAGATTCATCTTACAGGTTCCTACTATGTAGTCAGAGCCAAAACGAACTTGAAGTACAAAATGGTAAAATGGAAGCGAAGAATGCCAAAGAATGTACTAACTGATGCTGAAGTAAAACTAACAGGATATCTTTCCGAAAAGAAGTATCCTGAATCATTCAGATTCATTCGATACTACGATGAAGAAGATGATCGTGAGTTTACTTTTCTGACGAATGCAAAGCATCTTTCAGCGTTGGATGTCGCGAATCTATATAAAAAAAGATGGTTGGTTGAGCTATTTTTCAAATGGCTAAAGCAGCATCTTAAGATAAAGAGATTCTGGGGCACAACGAAGAATGCTGTACGCATACAGATTAGTGTTGCCATTATCACTTATTGTCTCGTGGCTATTGTGCACCATGATATGCAACTGAAACGCTCGACATATGAAGTTTTGCAGATTCTAAGCATTTCATTGACGGACAAAACCCACCTAAGAGATCTATTTGATAAGACTATTTTCAACGATGTCAAAGAACTCGATTATCCCCTTTTTAAGGGACTATTTGATTAA
- a CDS encoding site-specific integrase yields MDRCIKYFEDHCYTENRISVYKCLWRKGIVHYMSAHDIENYSPSIGEEFLSTCHHYGEIRHQEREMIRSIQVLDDMLSLGLIRKRCFTPVFHTLDGKIGMEMEKLIIHLTSLRRSLVTINDYRLYLSEFLTHLNLSGVNSVSEIADKHILSFVSSHPTNKVNIVSALRVLFRFWKAEHIVDGRFDGLFDTYKLRKKERIPSFYTAAEVNIVENSVNRSSGVGKRNYAMLLLASRLGLRASDIANLQFSNIDWDNNVLTLVMHKTGKVIELPLLADVGNAIIDYLQHGRPQTVSQNVFLSCKAPYVPATKSMVCSAINNIICKSGIDVSAKHHGPHSLRHSLASVMLEKGTTLPVISESLGHRSTETTLTYLKIDIKSLIECAIPVPPVPDAFYKQRGGAFYG; encoded by the coding sequence ATGGATCGATGCATCAAGTACTTTGAAGACCATTGTTACACAGAGAATAGAATATCTGTGTATAAATGTCTATGGCGTAAAGGCATCGTCCACTACATGTCGGCTCACGACATTGAGAATTATTCCCCTTCTATTGGTGAAGAGTTCCTGTCAACCTGTCATCATTATGGTGAGATTCGTCACCAGGAGCGTGAAATGATTCGCAGTATTCAAGTCCTTGACGATATGCTTTCGTTAGGGCTTATACGTAAGCGTTGTTTCACTCCTGTTTTCCATACCCTCGATGGGAAGATTGGCATGGAGATGGAAAAACTCATCATCCATCTTACTTCTCTTCGTAGAAGTCTGGTGACTATAAATGACTATCGTTTGTATCTAAGCGAGTTCTTAACTCATCTCAATCTCAGTGGTGTCAACAGTGTGTCCGAGATTGCGGATAAACACATCTTGTCGTTTGTCTCGTCCCATCCGACCAACAAGGTAAACATAGTTTCTGCCCTGCGTGTCCTCTTTCGTTTCTGGAAAGCGGAGCATATTGTAGATGGAAGGTTTGATGGTCTGTTTGACACATATAAGCTGCGCAAGAAAGAGCGTATTCCTTCGTTTTACACAGCAGCAGAGGTAAATATAGTAGAGAACTCCGTGAATAGAAGCAGCGGCGTTGGCAAGAGAAACTATGCAATGTTATTACTTGCATCACGTTTGGGGTTGCGAGCTTCGGACATAGCCAACCTACAGTTCTCTAATATAGACTGGGACAACAATGTACTAACCCTTGTGATGCATAAGACCGGAAAGGTCATAGAGTTGCCATTGCTTGCGGATGTTGGTAATGCCATCATAGATTACTTGCAGCATGGAAGACCTCAGACAGTTTCACAGAATGTATTTCTTTCTTGCAAGGCACCTTATGTGCCAGCAACCAAAAGTATGGTATGCTCTGCAATAAACAACATCATCTGTAAATCCGGAATAGATGTATCGGCCAAGCATCATGGTCCACATTCTCTACGTCATTCTCTTGCAAGCGTCATGCTTGAGAAAGGCACGACGTTACCTGTCATATCCGAATCGCTAGGGCATCGCAGTACGGAAACAACTCTCACTTATCTTAAGATTGACATAAAGTCTTTGATAGAGTGTGCCATTCCTGTACCGCCAGTTCCAGATGCCTTTTACAAACAGAGAGGAGGTGCGTTCTATGGCTGA
- a CDS encoding tyrosine-type recombinase/integrase: MAEQFKYSSVLASYMNHLLDIKISAGISALRTRWILKEIDDFANAECLKDPHIKEVFFKKWRATRVADCDRTLYSKCSVWCQLTRLMCRCGCVCFIPRMPKQPKSDFTPYIFTKEQIGAIFSAADEYRLYDIRMGTALIAMPALLRLLYSTGMRISEALSIRNKHVHLDEGYIRLDKTKNGSERIVPLCESMKTVLTSYMEYRNNMPIKDIAAGNGFLFVKSDGTSIKANSVYQHLRKLLDTCGIPHKGNHHGPRVHDLRHTNAVHALVQMGHKGMDLYASLPILSTCLGHHSLKATEQYVRLTCNMYPELEEQCSEINAFVYPKICKAYDYDD, encoded by the coding sequence ATGGCTGAGCAATTTAAATATTCCAGCGTGTTAGCCTCATATATGAATCATCTTCTTGACATTAAAATATCTGCAGGAATCAGTGCGTTGCGTACCAGATGGATATTGAAAGAGATTGACGACTTTGCCAATGCAGAGTGCCTAAAGGATCCTCATATCAAAGAGGTGTTCTTCAAAAAGTGGAGAGCTACACGTGTGGCGGACTGTGACAGAACTTTATATTCCAAATGTTCCGTATGGTGTCAATTGACAAGACTGATGTGCAGGTGTGGCTGTGTATGCTTCATTCCACGAATGCCCAAGCAACCGAAGTCTGATTTTACTCCGTATATATTCACAAAGGAGCAGATTGGCGCAATCTTTTCTGCAGCGGACGAATATAGACTATATGACATACGCATGGGTACAGCTCTCATAGCCATGCCAGCTCTTCTTCGTTTACTATATAGTACAGGAATGCGTATATCTGAGGCTCTTTCCATCCGCAACAAACATGTTCATCTGGATGAAGGTTACATTCGCTTAGATAAAACCAAGAACGGAAGTGAAAGGATCGTACCTTTATGTGAGTCGATGAAGACGGTACTTACATCTTATATGGAGTATAGAAACAATATGCCCATCAAAGACATAGCTGCAGGAAATGGTTTTTTGTTTGTAAAATCGGACGGGACTAGCATCAAGGCTAATAGTGTATATCAGCATCTGCGCAAATTGCTGGACACATGCGGAATTCCCCATAAGGGGAATCATCATGGACCACGCGTTCACGACCTGCGACATACGAATGCAGTACATGCTCTTGTACAGATGGGGCACAAAGGAATGGACTTGTATGCCAGTTTGCCAATTCTCTCAACATGCCTGGGACATCACTCGCTGAAAGCGACAGAGCAGTATGTTCGCCTCACATGCAACATGTATCCAGAATTGGAAGAGCAATGTTCTGAAATCAACGCTTTTGTCTATCCAAAGATATGTAAAGCCTATGACTACGACGACTGA
- a CDS encoding site-specific integrase — protein MTTTTDFAKHLSRFLVEYLPHERNVSPNTISSYRDAFVQFIDFMKDIKGITVEKLQLKHLTRVSVTEYLEWLLNKRKCSAATRNYRLAAIHSFCHYLQYSVIEMIEEWQKILTIKAIKTSGTTLNYLTIEGIKLLLAQPDTSTWRGRRNLALLSLMYDTGARVSEIADLTVDSVRITHEPYTIRLFGKGRKARIVPLVKEQVSILCEYMEENHLNDCNKAASPLFYNGRNEKLTREGITYILCTYANMARKVSPELIPQRISCHSIRHSRAMHLLQAGVNLIYIRDLLGHVSIQTTDIYARADSKAKREAFEKAYTDLTPNREADKSWENNKNLRDWLRGLKK, from the coding sequence ATGACTACGACGACTGACTTTGCCAAACATTTAAGCCGCTTTCTGGTAGAATACCTGCCTCATGAGCGTAATGTAAGCCCTAACACCATATCCTCCTATAGAGATGCATTTGTACAATTTATTGACTTCATGAAAGATATTAAAGGAATCACAGTTGAAAAATTGCAATTGAAACATCTCACGAGAGTAAGTGTAACCGAGTATCTCGAATGGCTACTTAACAAGCGAAAATGCTCTGCAGCGACACGTAACTATCGGCTTGCTGCCATTCATTCTTTTTGTCATTACTTGCAATATAGCGTCATAGAAATGATAGAAGAATGGCAAAAGATCCTAACTATTAAAGCCATAAAAACATCAGGGACAACACTTAACTACCTGACAATAGAAGGTATCAAGTTGTTGCTGGCTCAGCCTGATACATCAACTTGGAGAGGCCGAAGAAATCTCGCTTTACTCTCACTAATGTATGATACGGGAGCAAGAGTCTCTGAAATAGCAGATCTTACTGTGGATAGTGTGCGCATAACCCATGAGCCATATACCATACGTCTGTTCGGAAAAGGACGCAAAGCACGAATAGTACCGCTTGTAAAGGAACAGGTGTCAATTCTATGTGAATATATGGAAGAGAATCATCTTAACGATTGCAACAAAGCTGCGTCTCCACTTTTCTATAATGGCAGAAATGAAAAGCTAACGCGTGAGGGTATCACATACATTCTTTGTACTTATGCAAACATGGCAAGGAAGGTGTCTCCAGAACTTATTCCGCAAAGGATTAGTTGTCACTCTATACGTCATAGTCGAGCTATGCATCTTCTACAGGCTGGAGTCAACCTTATTTATATTAGAGATTTGCTAGGACATGTCTCTATTCAAACAACGGACATTTATGCTCGTGCAGACTCTAAAGCAAAACGTGAGGCGTTCGAAAAGGCGTATACAGATCTCACACCTAACCGAGAGGCTGATAAATCTTGGGAAAACAATAAAAATCTCAGAGATTGGCTCAGAGGTCTGAAGAAATAG
- a CDS encoding GH36-type glycosyl hydrolase domain-containing protein, whose product MAEKKYGHFDDANREYVITDPKTPWPWINYLGNEDFFSLISNTAGGYSFYKDAKFRRITRYRYNGVPMDNGGRYFYIKDGDTVWNPGWKPCKTPLDSYECRHGMNYTRITGSKNGVEASVLFFVPLHTWAEVQKMTLKNQTKEVKTLKVFSFAEWCLWNAATDMENFQRNFSTGEVEVEGSTLYHKTEYRERRNHYAFYTVNTEIQGYDTDRESFIGLYNEFSEPEAVMEGKPRNSFAHGWSPIASHYIEVTLQPGESRDLIFLLGYVENEQDKKFSAKKVINKEKAHQLIAKFDTTEKVDAAFAELNQYWDNLLNIFTVKSGNDKLDRMVNIWNQYQCMITFCMSRSASFFESGIGRGMGFRDSNQDLVGFVHQIPTRARQRIIDIASTQFPDGGCYHQYQPLTKRGNNDIGGGFNDDPCWLIFGTVAYIKETGDFSILAEQVPFDNQPGTEVSLFEHLKISMNHVINNLGPHKLPLIGRADWNDCLNLNCFSWDPNESFQTTENKGEGSKAESLMIAGLFVVTGKDYVALCKQLAKEAMESKEGEIAGLAEEDYLTEAERMQQAVDEMNEAVKQHGWDGEWFLRAYDFFGNKIGSDENEEGKIFIESQGWCTMAGIGLEEGLCDKALDSSKKRLECEHGLVLNNPAYTTYHVEMGEISSYPEGYKENAGIFCHNNPWVIIGETVAGRGNDAWSHYTKILPSYVEEKYQTLHKVEPYVNCQMVAGKDAAKPGEGKNSWLTGTAAWMWYTVSEFILGIKPDYEGLLIDPCLPSTAKEYEVTRKFRGGEYHITVKNPNGNQKGVKQITVDGTPISGTIIPCSEGKHEVVVEM is encoded by the coding sequence ATGGCAGAAAAAAAGTATGGTCATTTTGATGACGCCAATCGCGAATACGTGATTACTGATCCAAAGACTCCATGGCCTTGGATCAATTATTTGGGTAACGAGGATTTCTTCTCGCTCATCTCAAACACTGCAGGTGGTTATTCCTTCTACAAGGATGCCAAGTTCCGTCGCATCACTCGTTATCGCTACAATGGTGTGCCGATGGATAACGGCGGTCGCTATTTCTATATCAAAGATGGCGATACCGTATGGAACCCGGGATGGAAACCTTGCAAGACACCGCTCGACAGCTACGAGTGCCGCCACGGCATGAACTATACCCGCATCACGGGCAGCAAGAACGGCGTAGAGGCTAGTGTGCTCTTCTTCGTTCCGCTCCATACATGGGCTGAGGTGCAGAAGATGACGCTGAAGAACCAGACTAAGGAGGTGAAGACCCTCAAGGTGTTCTCCTTTGCTGAATGGTGCCTCTGGAATGCTGCTACCGACATGGAGAACTTCCAGCGCAACTTCTCAACGGGCGAGGTGGAGGTAGAAGGCTCTACCCTCTATCACAAGACCGAATATCGTGAGCGCCGCAACCACTATGCTTTCTACACAGTGAACACCGAGATTCAGGGCTACGATACCGACCGCGAGAGCTTCATCGGACTCTACAACGAGTTTTCCGAGCCTGAGGCTGTGATGGAAGGCAAGCCACGCAACAGCTTTGCCCACGGCTGGAGCCCTATCGCATCTCATTATATCGAGGTTACCCTGCAGCCAGGCGAGAGCCGCGACCTCATCTTCCTTTTGGGATATGTGGAGAACGAGCAGGACAAGAAGTTCAGCGCCAAGAAGGTAATCAACAAGGAGAAAGCTCATCAGCTTATCGCCAAGTTTGATACCACCGAAAAGGTGGATGCTGCCTTCGCAGAACTCAACCAATACTGGGATAACCTGCTGAACATCTTCACCGTGAAGAGCGGCAACGATAAGTTAGACCGTATGGTGAACATCTGGAACCAGTATCAGTGCATGATCACCTTCTGTATGTCGCGTTCGGCAAGTTTCTTCGAGAGCGGCATCGGTCGAGGCATGGGCTTCCGCGATTCCAACCAGGACCTCGTAGGTTTCGTTCATCAGATACCTACCCGTGCCCGCCAGCGCATCATCGACATCGCCAGCACCCAGTTCCCTGACGGTGGCTGCTACCACCAGTATCAGCCGCTCACCAAACGCGGCAACAACGATATCGGTGGCGGTTTCAACGACGACCCATGCTGGCTCATCTTCGGTACCGTAGCCTATATCAAGGAGACGGGCGACTTCTCTATCCTCGCTGAGCAGGTGCCTTTCGACAACCAGCCAGGCACAGAAGTAAGCCTCTTCGAGCACCTCAAGATTTCGATGAACCATGTTATCAACAACCTGGGTCCACATAAGTTGCCACTCATCGGAAGAGCCGACTGGAACGACTGTCTGAACCTGAACTGCTTCTCCTGGGACCCTAACGAGAGTTTCCAGACCACCGAAAACAAGGGCGAAGGAAGCAAGGCAGAGAGTCTGATGATAGCCGGTCTGTTCGTCGTTACCGGCAAGGATTATGTGGCTCTGTGCAAGCAGCTTGCCAAGGAAGCTATGGAAAGCAAGGAGGGCGAAATAGCCGGTCTTGCAGAGGAAGATTATTTGACAGAAGCCGAGCGCATGCAGCAGGCTGTAGATGAGATGAACGAGGCTGTGAAGCAGCATGGATGGGACGGTGAATGGTTCCTCCGCGCTTACGATTTCTTCGGCAACAAGATTGGTAGTGATGAGAACGAGGAAGGCAAAATCTTCATCGAAAGCCAGGGCTGGTGTACGATGGCTGGTATCGGTCTGGAAGAAGGACTCTGCGATAAAGCACTGGATAGCAGCAAGAAACGACTGGAATGCGAACACGGACTGGTGCTGAACAACCCAGCCTACACTACCTATCATGTAGAAATGGGTGAGATTTCTTCTTATCCTGAAGGCTACAAGGAGAACGCCGGTATCTTCTGCCACAACAATCCTTGGGTCATCATCGGAGAGACTGTAGCCGGCAGAGGCAACGATGCCTGGAGCCATTATACCAAGATTCTGCCTAGCTATGTAGAGGAAAAATATCAGACACTTCACAAGGTAGAACCTTACGTAAACTGCCAGATGGTAGCCGGTAAGGATGCAGCCAAACCGGGCGAAGGAAAGAACTCCTGGCTTACCGGTACAGCGGCATGGATGTGGTATACAGTATCAGAATTCATCCTCGGCATCAAGCCAGATTATGAAGGTTTGCTCATCGATCCTTGTCTCCCAAGCACCGCTAAGGAGTATGAGGTAACCCGCAAGTTCCGTGGTGGCGAATACCATATCACAGTAAAGAATCCTAACGGAAACCAGAAGGGCGTGAAGCAGATTACAGTGGATGGCACTCCTATCTCAGGCACCATCATTCCTTGCTCTGAAGGCAAGCATGAAGTAGTGGTTGAGATGTAA